In Bombus vancouverensis nearcticus unplaced genomic scaffold, iyBomVanc1_principal scaffold0037, whole genome shotgun sequence, the following are encoded in one genomic region:
- the LOC143304481 gene encoding glutathione S-transferase-like translates to MNVTVGFIYVSEICYYRMEENPEKKEARKNQLLNETIPFYLTKFNQIIGKNKGYIIPSTTTWADFVFTAALENYEYMFGASALDKYPALRALKRRIHSIPAISDWLIRRPFTNS, encoded by the exons atgaacgtaacggttggtttcatatacgtttcagaaatctgctactatcgcatggaggagaatcctgaaaagaaggaagcgaggaagaatcaacttttgaacgaaacaataccattttacttgactaaattcaaccagattattggcaaaaataaaggatatatcattccttctacc acgacatgggcggacttcgtatttacagcggcccttgaaaattacgagtatatgtttggggcatcagctttagataaatatccagctcttcgagcattgaagagAAGGATTCATAGTATACCGgccatttctgattggctgattaggcgcccattcaCCAACAgttaa